The proteins below come from a single Plodia interpunctella isolate USDA-ARS_2022_Savannah chromosome 21, ilPloInte3.2, whole genome shotgun sequence genomic window:
- the LOC128679006 gene encoding fatty acid synthase-like — translation MAQVAEDRLTSGHRLSHPPPGDEIYVTGMSGYFPDSDSVMHLQENLFNKVDLISGDARRWKLAHPEIPQRTGKINNVNKFDASFFGVHYKQAHTMDPMCRILLEKAYEAVIDAGLNPKELRNTKTGVFIGACFSESEKTWFYEKMQVNGFGITGCSRAMLANRISYWLGITGPSYTVDSACSSSLYALEHAFRAIRDGHCDAAIVGGSNLCLHPYVSLQFSRLGVLSPDGRCKSFDNNANGYARSEAIVVCFLQKAKDSKRVYAQLLHAKTNCDGYKEQGITYPAGHIQKLLLREFYEECSIPPSELEFVEAHGTGTKVGDPEELLAIDEIFGTGRTEPLLIGSIKSNLGHTEPASGLCSIAKMCIAYGTGYIPPNLNFNKAREGVAALAENRLQVVTEKTPWNKGMCGINSFGFGGANAHVLLKNVGREKVNNGQPSDDLPRLVCVSGRTESAVAKILNDLESRTVDVEEVKLWHDIHSGDIGLHVVRGYTLLGSTPTKSVCLARDIQYFSGVKRPVWFVYSGMGSQWAGMASQLMRIPVFAAAIQKCHKALEPKGVNLTKIITEPNPKIYDNILNSFIGIAAVQIGLTDVLKAIGIEPDYIIGHSVGELGCAYADGCFTAEQMVLAAYYRGLASVETKFIKGSMAAVGIGYTQMKTMCPPEIEVACRNGPDSCTISGPADLMKSFVDKLTSQGIFAKEVPCSNIAYHSRYIAEAGPKLLKYLKEVIPSPKARSERWMSTSCPQAMWKSAKAELSSAEYHTNNLLSPVLFEETSRLIHHNAITVEVAPHGLLQAILRRSLKKDVVNVSLTQRNNSDNVQVLFTALGKLYEAGLNPQLANIYPHVAYPVSTGTPMLSHLVEWEHSEDWYVTSYRAQEKMKSGERTVRMSIVDEDSEFMAGHVVDGRNLYPATGYLVLVWETLGMMMGELFTEVSVVFENVRFQRATNIPKDGYLEFIIMIQKGSGNFEIVESGASIVTGRIYAKKNVGQDYRVLPAVPEVTGPNIKHMLTKDFYKELRLRGYQYSGLFRGVIGCNVEGSRGRLAWVNNWVTFMDCMLQMKIIGNDTRGLFVPTRIEKLSIDANIHYNALSKMNPDSSKHSFEIRVYPDVDVIRAGGVEIRGLHATPISRRVPLGVPVLEKSEFIPNYGKNKMKIEDILRANIQLIHENVQTYKVKTIELVDEEYKTNSTEPLIEQIGDILGDLPLVQAELLLISEDAIEMPQNITVENKKLSGESNVVMFIGANLLKRPDVLDQAAATLRDKCFIISREKEYPDPKVHADKYDIITIQDTGVEYLVMLRKRIGARPAKFVQIVTKDQTFSWIDRVKDELKEGQKVVLYTQDEHINGLLGLVNCLRKEPGGEVVYGLLIADPSAPAFNPDLEFYEDQLDKDLAVNVYQDGQWGTYRHLLLGDLETIRATHAYVNTVTIGDLSSLRWLEGPLRLDQTFKTHTSMMVHVYCSALNFRDVMTATGRVTVDAVARGRLAQECVQGFEIVGRTANGSRVMCMLRNRGHTNLAEVDKALTWCIPDEWTFEEAATVPVAYGTVYYAMVMVGQIQRGESVLIHAGSGGVGQAAINVALHFGCEVFTTVGTAEKRAFIKKLFPQLKDSNIGNSRDTSFEDMIRRETKGRGVDIVLNSLSDDKLQASVRCLCYRGRFLEIGKFDISNNTPIGMYFLLKETSFHGIMLDFIFDQSWEFRKRLQDLLLTGIESGAVRPLTYTTFEKHEVETAFRYMAAGKHIGKVIIKIREDERTNRPVKPSPMPVEAVPRYMCNEDNVYIVVGGLGGFGLELADWLILRGARKVLLTSRRGITNGYQSSRLRAWAGYSADVQISTHDITTEEGCEQMLLMANKMGHVDAIFNLAVVLKDSIFQNQTPETFQTSFGPKALATMHLDKFSKKHCPGLKNFVVFSSVSCGRGNAGQTNYGLSNSVMERICEWRKKLGLPALAVQWGAVGDVGLVADMQDDDVQLEIGGTLQQRISSCLLALDKFLKQDAPIVSSIVVAEKKAGGSGCGNIVDAVAQIMGIKDLKTVSQQVSLAELGMDSMMAVEIKQTLEREFEIFLTAQDIRTLTFARLVELTAQREAAASTSAAPKVSEAAAGLRVLMRNFGDEKLVSEPLIYMPTMVSDGVEGEEAIHVMENVMFVMPGLEGSATALEPLCRRLKIKVCALQLGYEHKGEDCDKMVERLYQSVISRLAPGAPFWLLGYSFGSVLTLELAARLEAQGLKGTVFCLDGAPEFLYAMTTMTITFKNDFQLQNSLICHVIDIVSPNNDVTKDLMEKLNEIESYDERIEFAIKLSTVQSKYSQHFIASMAHICYDRIKVVLNYNVKNIKKLKSPVVLLRPKDNPPFVVCDENYGLDKFSESPVTVHYLEGNHVSIIENKDCANIINRILANEEGQKGKETSNVVTSMVENQREIQV, via the exons TTGTTCCCGCGCCATGTTAGCCAACCGCATCTCCTATTGGCTCGGGATCACCGGACCTTCTTACACTGTGGACTCGGCTTGTTCAAGCTCCCTATACGCCTTGGAGCACGCCTTTAGAGCCATCAGAGACGGACATTGCGACGCGGCCATTGTTGGCGGCTCCAACTTGTGTCTGCACCCTTATGTATCACTCCAGTTCTCCAG GTTGGGTGTACTATCCCCGGACGGTCGTTGCAAAAGTTTCGACAACAACGCAAACGGATATGCTCGTTCTGAAGCAATAGTCGTCTGCTTCTTGCAAAAGGCGAAAGACTCCAagag GGTCTACGCTCAGCTACTCCACGCCAAAACAAACTGCGACGGGTATAAAGAGCAAGGTATCACATACCCGGCCGGACACATCCAGAAACTTCTCCTGCGGGAGTTCTATGAGGAATGCTCCATTCCCCCTTCGGAACTCGAGTTCGTGGAGGCTCACGGCACAG GTACCAAAGTGGGTGACCCTGAGGAGTTGCTGGCGATCGACGAGATCTTCGGGACGGGGCGCACAGAGCCTTTGCTCATTGGGTCCATCAAGTCTAACTTGGGGCACACCGAGCCTGCATCGGGCCTCTGTTCTATTGCTAAG ATGTGTATAGCCTACGGCACCGGGTATATACCGCCGaatcttaattttaacaaagccAGAGAAGGCGTGGCAGCGCTCGCCGAAAACCGTCTCCAAGTGGTGACGGAGAAGACGCCCTGGAACAAGGGCATGTGCGGCATCAACAGCTTTGGTTTCGGTGGCGCCAACGCCCACGTACTACTGAAGAATGTTGGCAGAGAAAAG GTTAACAACGGTCAACCTTCAGATGACCTGCCGCGCCTGGTCTGTGTGTCTGGTCGGACAGAGTCGGCCGTAGCCAAGATTCTAAACGACCTAGAGTCCAGAACCGTTGATGTTGAGGAGGTCAAGTTGTGGCATGATATTCACAGCGGGGATATTGGTCTTCATGTCGTGAGGGGATACACGTTGCTAG GATCAACTCCAACTAAGAGCGTGTGCCTTGCCCGCGATATCCAGTACTTTTCTGGTGTCAAGCGTCCGGTATGGTTCGTCTACTCCGGCATGGGTTCTCAGTGGGCCGGCATGGCCAGCCAGCTTATGAGGATTCCGGTCTTTGCTGCTGCTATCCAGAA ATGTCACAAAGCTCTCGAGCCTAAAGGCGTGAACTTGACCAAGATCATCACGGAGCCCAACCCCAAGATTTACGACAACATCCTAAACTCCTTCATTGGCATCGCCGCAGTTCAGATCGGTCTCACTGACGTCTTGAAAGCCATTGGCATCGAGCCTGACTATATCATTG GCCACAGCGTGGGCGAGCTCGGATGCGCATACGCAGACGGCTGCTTCACGGCGGAGCAGATGGTGTTGGCGGCTTACTATCGCGGCCTTGCCTCAGTCGAGACCAAGTTTATCAAGGGATCCATGGCTGCTGTCGGAATTGGTTATACGCAG ATGAAGACCATGTGCCCTCCTGAAATCGAGGTGGCGTGCCGCAACGGCCCCGACTCCTGCACCATCTCAGGTCCAGCTGACCTGATGAAGAGTTTCGTTGATAAGCTGACGTCACAAGGCATATTCGCCAAAGAAGTTCCTTGCTCGAACATCGCGTACCACTCGCGGTATATCGCCGAGGCTG GTCCTAAACTATTGAAGTACTTGAAAGAAGTGATTCCCTCCCCGAAGGCCCGCTCCGAGCGCTGGATGTCCACCTCTTGCCCGCAAGCCATGTGGAAGAGTGCCAAGGCAGAGTTGTCGTCGGCTGAGTACCACACCAACAACCTATTG AGCCCAGTCCTCTTCGAAGAGACCTCCCGCCTGATCCACCACAATGCCATCACCGTCGAGGTGGCTCCCCACGGCCTGCTACAGGCCATCCTGAGGCGGTCCCTGAAGAAGGATGTCGTCAACGTATCTCTAACTCAGAGGAACAACTCTGATAATGTCCAAGTCTTGTTCACTGCGCTTGGAAA GTTGTACGAGGCGGGTCTGAACCCACAACTGGCCAACATTTACCCACACGTGGCGTACCCCGTGTCGACGGGTACACCCATGCTATCACACTTAGTGGAATGGGAACACAGCGAGGATTG GTACGTGACGTCATACAGGGCTCAGGAGAAGATGAAATCAGGTGAAAGGACAGTAAGAATGTCTATTGTCGATGAGGACAGCGAGTTTATGGCCGGTCACGTGGTTGATG GTCGTAACCTTTACCCCGCCACTGGTTATCTCGTGTTAGTCTGGGAGACATTGGGTATGATGATGGGTGAACTGTTCACCGAAGTGTCTGTGGTCTTCGAGAACGTGCGATTCCAGAGAGCCACCAATATCCCTAAAGACGGCTACCTGGAGTTCATCATCATGATCCAGAAAGGCAGCGGTAATTTCGAG ATCGTAGAAAGTGGAGCGTCAATCGTGACTGGTCGGATCTACGCCAAGAAGAACGTGGGTCAAGACTACCGTGTGCTCCCGGCTGTGCCCGAGGTAACGGGGCCTAACATCAAGCACATGCTCACTAAGGACTTCTACAAGGAATTGCGGCTGAGAGGATACCAGTACAG TGGTCTGTTCCGCGGCGTCATAGGCTGCAACGTGGAGGGTAGTCGCGGCCGGCTGGCCTGGGTCAACAACTGGGTGACCTTTATGGACTGTATGCTGCAAATGAAGATCATTGGCAACGACACCAGGGGGCTTTTCGTGCCGACCAGAATCGAGAAGCTAAGCATCGACGCGAATATCCACTACAATGCCTTGTCTAAAATGAATCCGGACTCTTCGAAACATTCGTTTGAGATAAGAGTATATCCTGATGTAGATGTGATTAG GGCTGGTGGGGTGGAAATCCGTGGCCTACACGCCACTCCCATCTCACGGAGGGTACCTCTTGGAGTGCCTGTACTTGAAAAGAGCGAATTTATTCCTAACTATGGCAAGAACAAGATGAAG ATTGAAGACATCCTTCGCGCCAACATCCAGCTGATACACGAGAACGTCCAAACCTACAAAGTGAAGACCATAGAGTTGGTAGATGAGGAGTATAAAACGAATTCCACAGAGCCACTCATAGAGCAGATAGGGGACATCCTTGGAGACCTCCCGCTGGTGCAGGCAGAGCTTCTTCTCATTTCTGAAGATGCCATCGAGATGCCACAAAATATCACTGTGGAAAACAAGAAGTTGAGTGGGGAGAGCAACGTGGTTATGTTCATTGGAGCTAATTTACTGAAGAGACCTGAT gtTCTAGATCAAGCAGCTGCTACTCTTCGTGACAAATGCTTCATCATCAGCCGGGAAAAGGAATATCCCGACCCCAAAGTACACGCAGACAAGTATGACATAATCACTATCCAAGACACTGGCGTCGAATACCTAGTCATGCTCCGAAAACGCATCGGCGCTAGACCAGCTAAATTCGTCCAGATCGTCACAAAAGACCAAACATTCTCCTGGATCGATCGAGTCAAAGATGAATTGAAAGAAGGGCAGAAAGTCGTCCTTTACACTCAAGATGAACATATCAATGGTCTGCTGGGTTTAGTGAACTGCCTCAGGAAAGAACCTGGTGGTGAAGTGGTGTATGGTCTTTTGATTGCTGATCCGTCTGCTCCGGCATTCAATCCTGATTTGGAGTTTTATGAAGATCAGTTAGATAAGGATCTAGCAGTCAATGTTTATCAGGAT GGTCAATGGGGCACATACCGCCACCTTCTCCTTGGTGATTTGGAAACCATTCGTGCAACTCACGCGTACGTGAACACCGTCACTATTGGAGACTTGTCTTCGCTCAGGTGGCTAGAGGGACCACTCAGACTTGATCAAACCTTCAAAACCCATACCAGCATGATGGTGCAT GTTTACTGCTCTGCTCTGAACTTCCGAGACGTGATGACGGCCACGGGTCGCGTCACCGTGGACGCGGTGGCTCGAGGTCGCCTTGCGCAGGAGTGCGTGCAAGGCTTCGAGATCGTCGGCCGCACCGCCAA CGGCTCCCGTGTGATGTGCATGTTGAGGAATCGCGGGCACACCAACCTGGCCGAGGTGGACAAAGCCCTGACCTGGTGCATCCCTGACGAGTGGACCTTCGAAGAGGCCGCCACCGTCCCCGTCGCTTACGGCACTGTTTATTATGCTATG GTGATGGTCGGGCAGATCCAGCGCGGCGAGTCTGTGCTGATCCACGCGGGATCCGGCGGTGTCGGCCAGGCCGCCATCAACGTGGCCCTGCACTTCGGCTGCGAAGTCTTCACGACCGTCGGCACCGCTGAGAAGAGGGCGTTTATCAAAAAGCTTTTCCCGCAGCTGAAGG ACAGTAACATCGGCAACTCTCGTGACACTTCATTTGAAGACATGATCCGCCGCGAGACCAAAGGCAGGGGTGTCGACATTGTACTCAATTCGCTGTCTGATGACAAACTACAG GCGTCAGTCCGCTGTCTCTGCTACCGCGGCCGGTTCCTAGAGATCGGCAAGTTCGACATCAGCAACAATACGCCCATCGGCATGTACTTCCTGCTCAAGGAGACCTCCTTCCACGGCATCATGCTGGACTTCATCTTCGACCAGAGCTGGGAGTTCAGAAAG AGGCTGCAAGATCTGCTCCTGACTGGTATCGAGAGTGGAGCTGTTCGTCCCCTCACTTACACCACATTCGAGAAACACGAAGTCGAGACTGCATTCCGTTACATGGCGGCGGGAAAACACATTGGAAAG GTTATAATCAAAATACGAGAAGATGAACGCACTAACCGTCCAGTCAAGCCTTCGCCCATGCCGGTAGAGGCTGTTCCTAG atacatGTGCAATGAGGACAACGTATACATAGTAGTGGGGGGTTTGGGAGGGTTCGGCCTGGAGCTGGCGGACTGGCTTATCCTGAGAGGAGCCAGGAAGGTGCTCCTCACCTCCCGACGGGGCATCACCAACGGCTACCAGTCTTCGAGACTCAG GGCCTGGGCAGGCTACTCGGCCGATGTCCAAATCTCCACCCACGATATCACCACAGAAGAGGGCTGTGAACAAATGCTGCTTATGGCCAACAAAATGGGCCACGTAGATGCAATTTTCAACCTTGCTGTCGTACTGAAAGACTCGATTTTCCAAAATCAGACTCCAGAGACCTTCCAGACATCGTTTGGTCCTAAAGCCTTGGCGACTATGCATTTGGATAAATTCTCCAAGAAACATTGCCCTGGCTTGAA GAATTTCGTGGTATTCTCTTCCGTGTCGTGCGGTCGCGGTAACGCCGGGCAGACCAACTACGGTCTGTCGAACTCCGTGATGGAGAGAATCTGCGAGTGGAGGAAGAAGCTGGGACTACCAGCATTGGCCGTGCAGTGGGGAGCTGTTGGTGAT gtggGTCTCGTTGCTGATATGCAAGACGATGACGTGCAACTTGAGATCGGAGGCACTCTGCAGCAGAGGATATCCTCGTGTCTGTTGGCTCTGGACAAGTTCTTGAAACAGGACGCACCTATCGTGTCTTCCATCGTGGTTGCCGAGAAGAAGGCTGGCGGCTCCGGATGCGGCAACATTGTGGATGCTGTTGCTCAAATTATGG GTATCAAGGACCTGAAGACGGTATCGCAACAGGTCTCCCTGGCTGAGCTGGGCATGGACAGTATGATGGCGGTGGAGATCAAGCAGACCCTGGAAAGAGAGTTTGAAATCTTCCTGACTGCGCAGGACATCAGGACTCTCACTTTTGCCAG ACTAGTAGAACTGACGGCGCAGCGTGAAGCAGCAGCGTCTACTTCGGCCGCACCAAAAGTGAGCGAAGCGGCAGCAGGACTTCGTGTGCTGATGAGGAACTTTGGAGATGAGAAGCTGGTGTCCGAGCCTCTCATATACATGCCTACTATGGTCAGCGACGGAGTCGAG GGCGAAGAAGCGATCCACGTAATGGAGAACGTGATGTTCGTGATGCCGGGGCTGGAGGGCTCGGCGACGGCGCTGGAGCCGCTCTGTCGCCGGCTGAAGATCAAGGTCTGCGCGCTGCAGCTCGGCTACGAGCACAAGGGCGAGGACTGCGACAAGATGGTCGAGAGACTGTACCAG tCGGTTATTTCCCGTCTTGCTCCAGGAGCGCCATTCTGGCTGCTCGGCTACAGTTTTGGTTCTGTACTAACCTTGGAATTGGCAGCGAGACTCGAGGCACAAG GTCTCAAAGGAACCGTCTTCTGCTTGGATGGCGCCCCCGAATTCCTCTACGCGATGACCACCATGACTATCACGTTCAAGAACGATTTTCAACTCCAAAACAGCTTGATCTGTCATGTGATCGATATCGTCTCCCCGAACAACGACGTCACCAAAGACTTGATGGAGAAACTCAACGAGATCGAATCCTACGATGAAAGAATCGAATTTGCCATCAAACTGTCAACAGTGCAGAGCAAATACTCACAACACTTCATCGCTTCCATGGCCCACATCTGCTACGATCGTATCAAAGTCGTCTTGAACTACAATGTAAAGAATATCAAGAAACTAAAATCTCCTGTTGTGCTCTTACGTCCCAAAGATAACCCACCGTTTGTAGTATGCGATGAAAATTATGGTCTTGATAAATTTAGCGAAAGTCCAGTCACTGTGCACTATTTGGAAGGGAACCACGTCAGTATAATTGAAAACAAGGATTGTGCTAATATTATCAACAGGATTCTGGCTAACGAAGAAGGACAGAAAGGGAAAGAAACGAGCAATGTTGTTACTAGCATGGTCGAGAACCAAAGAGAAATACAAGTTTAG
- the LOC128679313 gene encoding uncharacterized protein LOC128679313, which yields MWRDITMPIFVQGPYKSQVQSWRRCVTPKPPYITDSPPKVEVEVYNTSSKMNLVKVKVTLEQIYKHLMARIKFYNWDNRKWKFNYMIHSDDCTGSLSIFFKLLALKYDKEDCSIPIGQYIINDIDANTLDHALTNSLTYGRILNRVEVFVKAGTIFCYEFETSVVPA from the exons ATGTGGCGCGACATAACTATGCCAATCTTTGTCCAGGGTCCATACAAGTCCCAGGTCCAGTCATGGCGAAGATGTGTCACGCCCAAGCCGCCTTACATCACGGATTCACCGCCGAAGGTCGAAGTGGAAGTCTACAACACCAGCAGCAAAATGAACCTAGTCAAAGTGAAGGTTACTTTAGAACAGATTTACAAACATCTgatg GCAAGAATCAAGTTTTACAATTGGGACAATAGAAAATGgaagtttaattatatgatCCACAGTGACGACTGTACCGGGTCGCTCAGCATCTTCTTCAAGCTGCTGGCACTTAAATATGATAAAGAAGATTGTTCAATCCCTatt GGCCAGTATATCATAAATGACATTGATGCAAACACGTTGGACCATGCTCTGACCAACTCATTGACCTACGGGAGGATACTTAATAGAGTTGAGGTTTTCGTCAAAGCTGGCACGATTTTCTGCTATGAATTCGAAACGTCTGTTGTGCCTGCTTAA